One region of Rhodospirillaceae bacterium genomic DNA includes:
- a CDS encoding ABC transporter ATP-binding protein → MSISDVVIDVRNLGLTFETPDAPVHALQDINLNIRRGEFVTFIGPSGCGKTTLMRIIADLEQPTSGSVTVNGVSPREARLKRAYGYIFQAAALYPWRNIQKNVELPHEIMGISKAERAEKALRYLDLVGLKGFEKKFPFQLSGGMQQRASIARALSFDPDLLLMDEPFGALDEITRDRMNEELLSIWAKTRKTVIFVTHSIDEAVLLSTRIVIMSARPGRIIDVIDSNLPAERNLETRESPAAQELAHRIRLGLKAGHSYDEVK, encoded by the coding sequence ATGAGCATTTCCGACGTCGTCATTGACGTCCGCAATCTGGGGCTGACATTCGAGACGCCGGACGCGCCGGTCCATGCGCTCCAGGATATCAACCTCAACATCCGGCGCGGCGAGTTCGTGACCTTCATCGGTCCGTCCGGCTGCGGCAAGACGACCCTGATGCGGATCATCGCCGACCTGGAACAGCCGACATCCGGTTCAGTGACCGTCAATGGCGTCTCGCCCAGAGAGGCGCGCCTGAAGCGCGCCTATGGCTATATCTTCCAGGCCGCCGCGCTCTATCCCTGGCGCAACATCCAGAAGAATGTCGAGCTGCCGCATGAGATCATGGGTATCTCGAAAGCGGAGCGGGCCGAGAAGGCGTTGCGCTATCTCGACCTCGTGGGCCTCAAGGGGTTCGAGAAGAAGTTTCCGTTCCAGCTCTCGGGCGGCATGCAGCAGCGCGCCTCGATCGCGCGGGCGCTCAGCTTCGATCCCGATCTCCTGCTGATGGACGAGCCCTTCGGCGCGCTCGACGAGATCACCCGCGACCGCATGAACGAGGAACTGCTCTCGATCTGGGCGAAGACGCGGAAGACCGTCATCTTCGTCACCCATTCGATCGACGAAGCAGTGCTGCTCTCGACCCGCATCGTCATCATGAGTGCCAGGCCCGGCCGCATCATCGATGTGATCGACAGCAATCTGCCGGCCGAACGCAATCTCGAGACGCGCGAAAGCCCGGCGGCGCAGGAGCTGGCACATCGAATCCGCTTGGGGCTAAAGGCCGGCCATTCCTATGACGAGGTCAAATGA
- a CDS encoding ABC transporter permease, with amino-acid sequence MNGTILQGVTDKALPVLAVVALIILGWYGLAVALNWAQVSERLVKDGGAPSVTEIVKGTWSMERPVLPSPDQVAVEFAKTTFGVKVTAKKSLVYHASVTASATLVGFALGALLGILLAIGIVHVQTLDRSLMPWVIASQTVPILAIAPMIIVVLGNIGITGLVPKSIISMYLCFFPVTIGMVKGLRSPDPMQLDLMRSYNASQAQVFWKLRLPASVPFLFASLKVAVAISLTGAIVGELPTGASAGLGARLLSGSYYGQTVQIWSALFMAAILGATLVYGIGGIERLVLKNAGQAAGAR; translated from the coding sequence ATGAACGGCACCATCCTTCAGGGGGTGACGGACAAGGCGCTGCCGGTGCTGGCGGTGGTGGCCCTCATCATCCTCGGCTGGTACGGGCTGGCGGTGGCGCTCAACTGGGCGCAGGTCTCGGAGCGACTGGTGAAGGATGGCGGCGCGCCAAGTGTCACCGAGATCGTCAAGGGCACCTGGTCGATGGAACGCCCGGTGCTGCCCAGCCCCGACCAGGTCGCGGTCGAATTTGCCAAGACCACCTTCGGCGTGAAGGTCACGGCCAAGAAGTCGCTGGTCTATCACGCAAGCGTGACGGCCTCGGCGACATTGGTCGGTTTCGCTTTGGGCGCCTTGCTGGGTATCCTGCTTGCCATCGGTATCGTCCATGTCCAGACACTGGATCGCAGCCTGATGCCCTGGGTCATCGCCTCGCAGACCGTGCCGATCCTGGCCATCGCCCCCATGATCATCGTCGTGCTGGGCAATATCGGCATCACCGGGCTGGTGCCGAAATCGATCATCTCGATGTATCTCTGCTTCTTCCCGGTCACCATCGGCATGGTGAAGGGCTTGCGCTCACCGGATCCGATGCAGCTCGACCTCATGCGCTCCTACAATGCGAGCCAGGCCCAGGTTTTCTGGAAGCTGCGCCTGCCGGCCTCGGTGCCGTTCCTGTTCGCAAGCCTCAAGGTGGCGGTCGCCATCAGCCTGACCGGTGCCATCGTCGGCGAATTGCCGACCGGCGCCTCGGCGGGCCTGGGCGCGCGGCTGCTCTCGGGCAGCTATTACGGCCAGACCGTGCAGATCTGGTCGGCCTTGTTCATGGCGGCCATCCTGGGGGCGACGCTCGTCTATGGCATCGGCGGCATCGAGCGGCTGGTGCTCAAGAATGCCGGACAAGCGGCGGGTGCCCGATGA
- a CDS encoding Zn-dependent hydrolase, with product MATNLKINGERLWDSLMEMAKIGATEKGGVCRLALTDLDRQARDLFVEWCREAGCSIRIDKMGNVFARRPGKDNSLAPVMTGSHIDSQPTGGRFDGVYGVLCGLEVIRSLNDMKYETLRPIEAAIWTNEEGSRFAPAMVASGVFAGVFDLDYGLGRADQDGKTMGEELKRIGYYGDDEVGGRPVHAFFEAHIEQGPILEAEKKTIGIVQGAQGQRWFEVVMTGQEAHAGPTPMKVRKDALVGAAHVVGAINKIGLENQPFACATVGMINSSPNSRNVIPGKVFFTIDLRHPDDKILSKMAAEAKAACDEAVAKNHLEMDFKEIWYSPPVKFDESCVAAVKKGAEELGLSNLNIISGAGHDSCYMNRVAPTAMVFIPCEGGISHNEIENATKEDCRDGCDVLLRAMVERANAA from the coding sequence ATGGCGACCAATCTCAAGATCAATGGCGAGCGGCTGTGGGACAGCCTGATGGAAATGGCGAAGATCGGCGCCACGGAAAAGGGCGGCGTGTGCCGCCTGGCCCTCACCGATCTCGACCGCCAGGCGCGCGATCTCTTCGTCGAATGGTGCCGCGAGGCCGGCTGCTCGATCCGCATCGACAAGATGGGCAATGTGTTCGCGCGGCGCCCCGGCAAGGACAATTCATTGGCGCCCGTCATGACCGGCAGCCATATCGACAGCCAGCCGACCGGCGGCCGTTTCGACGGCGTCTACGGCGTGCTGTGCGGGCTCGAGGTCATCCGCTCCTTGAATGACATGAAATACGAGACCCTGCGGCCGATCGAAGCCGCGATCTGGACCAATGAGGAAGGCTCGCGCTTTGCCCCGGCCATGGTGGCGTCGGGCGTCTTTGCCGGTGTGTTCGACCTCGATTATGGCCTGGGTCGCGCCGACCAGGACGGCAAGACCATGGGCGAGGAGTTGAAGCGCATCGGCTATTACGGCGATGACGAGGTGGGCGGCCGTCCCGTCCATGCCTTCTTCGAAGCGCATATCGAGCAGGGCCCGATCCTGGAAGCCGAAAAGAAGACCATCGGCATCGTGCAGGGCGCCCAGGGCCAGCGCTGGTTCGAAGTCGTGATGACCGGCCAGGAAGCCCATGCGGGACCGACACCGATGAAGGTGCGCAAGGATGCCCTCGTTGGCGCCGCCCATGTGGTGGGTGCCATCAACAAGATCGGCCTTGAGAACCAGCCCTTCGCTTGCGCCACGGTCGGCATGATCAACAGCAGCCCGAACTCACGCAACGTCATACCGGGGAAGGTGTTCTTCACCATCGATCTCAGGCACCCCGACGACAAGATCCTGTCCAAGATGGCGGCGGAAGCCAAAGCCGCCTGCGACGAGGCGGTGGCGAAGAACCATCTCGAGATGGATTTCAAGGAGATCTGGTATTCGCCGCCGGTGAAGTTCGACGAATCCTGTGTGGCCGCCGTGAAGAAGGGGGCCGAGGAACTGGGCCTGTCCAACCTCAACATCATCTCCGGCGCCGGCCATGATTCCTGCTACATGAACCGCGTCGCCCCCACCGCCATGGTATTCATCCCCTGCGAAGGCGGCATCAGCCATAACGAGATCGAGAACGCGACCAAGGAGGATTGCCGCGACGGCTGCGACGTCCTGCTGCGCGCCATGGTCGAACGCGCGAATGCGGCGTGA
- a CDS encoding GIY-YIG nuclease family protein, with translation MVEPLDLNLLLQRSGIDVSHSKVLVMRHRPTEPELQRILPWWAEEQPQAFNAYQSTQNPMAESALLRADYLASFIAHQSDRALFVGLYRRVSSTELSKERYDSLPIELKQYSTGLRRMMDEGQAVQFFDLESLIPMSDLKGRLIVDWTTPRAWYRWADRNRILVRAIAEESKLVKSMPPWDQLTLRWEELHALPSSWRAALQQWRGVYYIFDTSDQQGYVGSAYGAENILGRWLNYLQTRGGGNVRLEGRNPKSFKFSILQRVSPDLEPDAVVAIETSWKVRLHTKDYGLNAN, from the coding sequence ATGGTCGAGCCCTTAGATCTCAATCTTCTGCTTCAACGAAGTGGCATCGACGTATCGCATTCCAAGGTTCTTGTGATGCGACATCGTCCGACGGAGCCTGAGCTGCAACGAATATTGCCGTGGTGGGCCGAAGAGCAACCGCAAGCATTCAATGCATATCAATCAACACAAAACCCCATGGCAGAAAGTGCTCTTTTGAGAGCGGACTACCTAGCATCTTTTATCGCCCATCAGTCGGACAGGGCACTGTTTGTGGGCCTCTACAGGCGCGTTAGTTCGACCGAACTTTCTAAAGAGCGTTACGATTCGCTTCCCATCGAATTGAAGCAATACTCGACTGGGCTGAGGCGAATGATGGACGAAGGCCAGGCCGTGCAGTTCTTCGATTTGGAATCGCTGATTCCTATGAGCGACCTGAAAGGCCGTCTGATCGTTGATTGGACGACGCCTAGAGCATGGTATCGATGGGCCGACAGGAATCGAATTCTTGTCCGAGCAATAGCAGAAGAAAGCAAGCTCGTTAAATCAATGCCCCCTTGGGATCAACTAACTCTACGATGGGAAGAGTTGCATGCGCTGCCATCAAGTTGGAGGGCCGCATTGCAGCAGTGGCGAGGCGTCTACTATATTTTCGATACATCAGATCAGCAGGGATATGTCGGATCTGCATATGGCGCTGAAAACATACTTGGTCGATGGTTAAACTATCTCCAGACCAGGGGCGGCGGCAACGTGCGCCTCGAAGGCCGCAATCCAAAGTCCTTCAAGTTCTCGATTCTCCAGCGCGTTTCGCCCGATCTTGAACCCGACGCCGTCGTGGCCATTGAAACAAGCTGGAAGGTCCGTCTGCATACCAAAGACTATGGCTTGAATGCCAATTGA